The segment tctatcatcatattatattttaaataaatagttttatatttatgaaaataaaatttataaatttatcaattgaatataattttatcatatttattttagtataataattatattttaacaggatcatgactataaaagtagataaaataggatataatttatttattttcatttctaaacgataacttaaaatacattaagttattgtttaaatattacacagatttattagaatttttaaaatataatatatacatatatattatatttaaaattaaaatatattatgattaaaggagttacaaagattttatattattaacttttaaaaaaatacatgttaatttttatacatgtattatatagtttgataatgttaacccatcttaccaacatattagattttatttttgaacataaatattttataattacgaaaataaattatataaatatataaatttaatacaattttattatatttatctcaacataacaattttaatttaatatgattgattatgattatataataactaaaatattatagatttttttatttttcattttatataactgaatatattaatgtataataatattttaaactaatttcgaaattagtgaaaatatttaaatataatttcaaaaatgaagatcttgcaAAAATCTtcttaaacagatttgttagaattttaaaataaatatatttatatttaaaatgaaaagatatcaaaagatactatgattaaaatatttttaaaattatatttattattagtctgaattaaaatatagtctgaatttctatgaataggtccattaggttcatttctaaaaaaatcacacatgaatcaaggttgtgacttctgttttaatatataagatagacgaagttctaattttattttattttctaaaataaaaatattaaaaaagtatACAAAAATAATGGAAATAATCACTTTTAATTATGTTATAAGATGAAAAattgaagaatttttttaaaaaaaactaaaattgaagaaaattttaaattttattctgAAATAGAAAATGGAGTGGTTGCTACATGTAATACTCATGTACCTCGGTGATTATGGGAGGTAAAAACATAACACAAACTAAgagtctgactggttcaaacgcagcggttacggttgcgggagtttgtgaaTGCAGACGGTTgtggtttctagcggttttaagagatttgtacgactggtactgcgatTAAAAATTAATGCATTTACGGAtaacttatgactggttaactaccaaatgcggtaacagtcaaataataaattaacaatatttacatttaatataacaCGAACTAAATACGAGTGTACGTCACCTCGGACTTATGATTGTTAAAGATACGTTTTCCACTTAACTTATATGGGCCATAAAAGGCCCATCACATTTCTCAACACATATCAGGTCCATTAGGTTTACCTTGCTGCTTTTATCGTCCTCATATTTAAAGAGCAGCTAACTCCAAGCAAGGGTCTACTTCCGCCACTGAGAGTTTGTaacaagagagaaagaagaagaaacatacaAGATGCCGGCGGCGAAGCAAAGGACCCCTAAAGTTAGCCGAAACCCCGATCTCATCAGGGGCGTTGGCAAATACTCTCGTTCCCAAATGTACCACAAGAGAGGCTTGTGGGCAATCAAGGCCAAAAACGGCGGCGTTTTCCCTCGTCACGACGCTAAGTCCAAGGTCGATGCTCCCGTTGAGAAGCCCGCCAAGTTTTATCCGGCTGAAGACGTTAAGAAGCCCCTCGCCAACAGACGCAAGCCTAAGCCTACCAAGCTCAAGTAAATCCCATCTTCTTCGATTGTTGTTTTAGTTAATTTCAAGCTTTGTTGGTTCCGACAGCTTTACGAGTTTAGAATAGATTTGTCGGGAAATATGAGATATGGTTTGAATCAGTTGTAACCAGTGTTGTGTTGAAATGTAGTCCATCTTCTTCAattggtgtttttttttattaatttcaagCTAAATGCATCTGCTTGGTTTGTTCCGACAGGATGCGAGTTTAGAATAGATTTGTCGGGAATGTGTGATATGGTTTGAGTCAGTTATTTGTTGAAATGTAAGTGTGATTGTGATTGCAAAGTTTGATACTTTATTCTGTTTGTTATTGCAGATCAAGCATTACTCCAGGAACTGTGTTGATCATTCTCGCTGGTAGATTCAAGGGAAAGAGAGTTGTCTTCCTCAAGCAACTTGCTTCTGGTCTGCTCTTGGTCACTGGTGAGTTCTTGTTAATCTCTTGTGCTTGTAGTGTTACGGTTATGTTATGTTTTGTAAACTTTATCCATATGTTCTGTTTCCAGGACCGTTCAAGATCAATGGTGTTCCACTGAGACGTGTTAACCAGTCCTACGTGATTGGAACATCCACAAAGGTTGACATTTCCGGAGTCAGCGTTGAGAAGTTCGATGACAAGTACTTCGGGAAGGTTGctgagaagaagaacaagaaaggaGAAGGCGAGTTCTTTGAAGCAGAGAAAGAGGTATATAACATCACAGCTTATCAAACACTTTCATCTTTATGAGTTTGGTTAGCTTAACTTGCTGTAACTTTAAAATCAATGATTGGTATCTGCAGGTGAAGAAAGAGATCCCACAGGAGAAGAAAGAAGACCAGAAGACCGTTGACGCAGCTCTGATCAAAGCCATTGAGTCAGTGCCAGAGCTCAAGACTTACCTCGGCGCCAGGTTCTCATTGTCTCAAGGAATGAAACCCCATGAGCTTGTTTTCTAGATTTCATCATATCGTTTTTTTGTTTCAAGAATATCTTGTTTGCCCCCTGAGATTTTGTCATCTTTGAATCTTATGAAAACGTTATTTCtcttttatatatcaatcatcAATTCtaagaaaatgaaatttaaaaaaattcataaatggAATGAATAATcatgaatttatttttaaaccaaaataatCAACAGCAGATTTAGCCATAATAGAAGCAAATTCACCGAAGCTTATGACACCATCACCGTTTGTATCAGCTTCTTTGATCATCTCCGTTAGTTCCTTATACGTCAACGGTTGCCCCATCTTGGCCATGGCTCCAGCCAACTCCGCCGCGCTGATGAATCCATTACCATCTCTATCGAACGAGTTGAAAATGTCGAGTAAATGTTCGGTATTGTTACCGATCTCTTCGTTAAGGTCGGGAAGATTGCCTACGAGCTCATCAAACTCGACAAAACCGTTGCCGTTTGCGTCCATGTTTGCTAACAAAACATGGATTTGGTCCCCTGATGGTTTGAGACCGAGGGACCGGAGCAGGGCCGCGAGTTCTAAGATGGTTAAGCTTCCATCTGCGTCCATGTCGAACCGATCGAATATGTCTTTTAATTGTCTTAGCTGATCCtccattgtttttcttttctatggAAACACAAACCTCAAAGATGAGAGATTAAGCATTGAATAACGAGAAGAGATTTTTTAATGGTGAATTTTAGAGTTgaaattcagatttttttcttgtttgtatGTTGTAATCTCTCATGTTTTCTTTGTGGGGTTTGTTAATTGTTACGGTTAAAAATAGGAAAAAGCTTCTAGTCTCATAAAAGTTTGGATacttatataataaagtaattaTATACGAATAAAAGTGAAA is part of the Brassica rapa cultivar Chiifu-401-42 chromosome A09, CAAS_Brap_v3.01, whole genome shotgun sequence genome and harbors:
- the LOC103842696 gene encoding 60S ribosomal protein L6-1, which encodes MPAAKQRTPKVSRNPDLIRGVGKYSRSQMYHKRGLWAIKAKNGGVFPRHDAKSKVDAPVEKPAKFYPAEDVKKPLANRRKPKPTKLKSSITPGTVLIILAGRFKGKRVVFLKQLASGLLLVTGPFKINGVPLRRVNQSYVIGTSTKVDISGVSVEKFDDKYFGKVAEKKNKKGEGEFFEAEKEVKKEIPQEKKEDQKTVDAALIKAIESVPELKTYLGARFSLSQGMKPHELVF